In Metopolophium dirhodum isolate CAU chromosome 7, ASM1992520v1, whole genome shotgun sequence, one genomic interval encodes:
- the LOC132949499 gene encoding uncharacterized protein LOC132949499, which translates to MSSDKIDYPKASKLISDAGVIIYIGGFLLIIAFISPYWLESYDEAFINFKHMGLWTYCFDHFRYPHYQFDKLFDGCNTVFSEEYYVIREWLLPGWLLFLELCMTLAVLLSLGTLAIIAAVVTRYPQRLVLKYEYMLSAACFLAAATTTVLILFTVCLFPFNCWRRDWLMYPMFNHLSWSFYIAIVSGFVHAYGAWYLFQDAQIAYEQRRESKNLVMQMYPPHERNFYDQ; encoded by the exons ATGAGTTCTGACAAAATTGACTATCCAAAAGCATCGA AACTAATTAGTGATGCTGGTGTTATCATTTACATTGGAGGATTTCTCTTAATCATTGCGTTTATAAG cCCTTATTGGTTGGAATCATATGATGAAGCATTCATAAATTTTAAGCACATGGGTTTATGGACATACTGTTTTGACCACTTCCGATATCCTCACTATCAATTTGATAAACTCTTTGATGGCTGCAATACAGTATTCAGTGAAGAATATTACGTTATTCGAGAATGGCTATTACCAg GATGGCTATTATTTTTGGAACTTTGCATGACTTTAGCAGTATTGTTATCACTTGGGACATTAGCAATAATTGCTGCTGTTGTAACGAGATATCCACAACGTCTTGTACTTAAATATGAGTACATGCTATCGGCTGCATGTTTCTTAGCGGCTGCAACTACTA ctGTATTGATACTGTTTACTGTATGCCTGTTCCCATTCAACTGTTGGAGACGTGATTGGCTCATGTATCCTATGTTTAACCATCTATCGTGGtcattttatattgctattgtaTCAGGTTTTGTGCATGCTTATGGAGCCTGGTATTTATTTCAG gacgCACAAATTGCTTATGAACAAAGAAGAGAGAGCAAAAATTTAGTCATGCAAATGTATCCTCCTCATGAACGTAACTTCTATGATCAATAA
- the LOC132948015 gene encoding E3 ubiquitin-protein ligase NEDD4 isoform X1 — protein sequence MNNNTITSTTSNFLQVPSTDGDAPPSRRRFAGIIPIRRHSTGSRHTGTVQSPQPRRPTRKSTIIPPIGLTTNQDPLLRLRVVAGHSLAKKDIFGASDPYVRIELNTIVGNVAIDSVLTKTKKKTLNPVWNEEFVFRVRPHEHKLVLQVFDENRLTRDDFLGMVEVSLNNVPKEIIGRNICSLQYLLKPRSARSRVKGYLELYLAYVPEHEPGTSGRLSADGEWEMIENPEVLNISHSPSSYTPNVIEPQGVLPSGWEERQDANGRTYYVNHLARSTQWERPTITDLPDANTIQNLALAATEFERRYHISVDTPETDKGDPNRKKVKAVQSDADDESDEGYEESDLLTNIDRRLSSISATADQNQSDQVDSNEQSSTTVVVQEDIPEGSDGLPKGWSMQVAPNGRTFFIDHNTRATTWVDPRTGRASSMPNQSQPPAADRVVSTSAYNDELEPLPEGWEERVHADGRIFFIDHNTRTTQWEDPRLNNPKIAGPALPYSRDYKRKYESLKTRLSKMAHGPPAKMEIKVRRSNILEDSFRIINSMHPDKLRAKLWVEFEQEVGLDYGGLAREWFFLLSKEMFNPYYGLFEYSAMDNYTLQINAMSGLCNEEHLHYFKFIGTVAGMAVYHGKLLDAFFIRPFYKMMLEKPIELKDMESVDSEYYNSLLWIKENDPSELDLTFSLDEDSLGHTSHRELKPDGANIHLTQENKDEYISLVIQWRFVSRIQEQMNAFLQGFGSIVPLSYIKIFDENEMELLMCGIQNIDVKDWKENTHYKGDYSPNNIVIQWFWRGVLSFNNEMRSRLLQFVTGTSRVPMNGFKELYGSNGPQLFTIERWGTKENYPRAHTCFNRLDLPPYESYHELRNKLIKAIEGSQGFAGVD from the exons aaTCAAGATCCACTACTGAGATTAAGAGTGGTTGCTGGTCATTCACTTGCAAAGAAAGATATATTTGGTGCAAG TGACCCTTATGTAAGAATTGAATTGAACACTATTGTTGGAAATGTTGCAATAGATTCAGTtttaactaaaactaaaaagaag acCTTAAATCCAGTTTGGAATGAAGAGTTTGTGTTTCGG GTCCGTCCTCATGAACATAAATTAGTCCTGCAAGTATTTGATGAAAATCGTCTCACAAGAGATGATTTTCTAGGAATGGTTGAAGTATCATTGAATAATGTTCCAAAAGAAATTATTGGCAGAAATATATGCagtcttcaatatttattaaaacctaGAAG tgCAAGATCAAGAGTTAAGGGCTATCTTGAGTTATATCTGGCTTACGTTCCAGAACATGAGCCTGGAACTTCTGGTCGCCTATCTGCAGATGGCGAATGGGAAATGATCGAAAATCCTGAAGTTTTAAACATTTCTCACTCACCTTCT tcttaTACACCAAATGTTATTGAGCCACAAGGGGTGTTACCTTCTGGTTGGGAAGAACGACAAGATGCTAATGGGAGAACTTATTACGTAAATCATTTGGCTAGATCTACTCAGTGGGAAAGACCAACAATAAC agatCTACCTGATGCCAATACAATTCAAAACTTGGCATTAGCAGCTACAGAATTTGAAAGAAGATATCATATCAGTGTAGATACTCCAGAAACTGATAAAGGTGATCCTAATCGGAAAAAGGTAAAA GCTGTTCAAAGCGATGCAGATGATGAGAGTGATGAAGGATATGAAGAGTCAGATCTACTTACTAACATCGATCGTCGGCTTTCCAGTATATCAGCGACAGCTGATCAAAATCAG AGTGATCAGGTCGATTCAAATGAACAAAGTAGTACAACTGTAGTAGTCCAAGAAGATATTCCCGAAGGATCTGATGGTCTACCGAAAGGATGGTCTATGCAAGTCGCCCCCAATGGTCGAACGttttttattgatcataatACAAGAGCTACAACTTGGGTTGATCCTAGGACAGGCAGGGCAAGCTCTATGCCTAATCAAAGCCAACCACCAGCGGCTGATCGTGTTGTATCTACATCAGCTTACAATGATGAATTGGAACCTTTACCAGAAGGATGGGAAGAAAGAGTTCATGCAGATGgaagaatatttttcattgatcaTA atacaaGAACAACTCAATGGGAAGATCCTAGATTAAATAATCCAAAAATCGCTGGTCct GCATTACCTTATTCTCGAGATTATAAAAGGAAGTACGAGTCTCTCAAAACAAGACTGAGTAAAATG GCTCATGGGCCACCTGCTAAAATGGAGATTAAAGTTAGGCGATCAAATATACTTGAAGACTCGTTCCGAATTATTAATTCTATGCACCCAGATAAATTAAGAGCAAAATTATGGGTTGAATTTGAACAAGAAGTTGGCCTTGATTATGGTGGTCTAGCTAGAGAATGGTTTTTCTTGTTGTCTAAAGAAATGTTCAATCCATATTATGGTCTTTTTGAATACTCTGCTATGgataattatacattacaaattaATGCTATGTCAGGATTGTGTAATGAAGAACatcttcattattttaaatttattgggaCTGTAGCTGGTATGGCTGTTTATCATGGCAAACTATTAGATG CATTCTTCATTCGgcctttttataaaatgatgtTGGAAAAGCCCATTGAATTGAAAGATATGGAAAGCGTGGactcagaatattataattcactttTATGGATTAAAGAAAATGACCCTTCTGAATTAGATTTAACATTTTCACTTGATGAGGATAGTCTAGGGCATACATCTCATAGAGAATTGAAACCTGATGGTGCAAATATTCACCTAACACAAGAAAATAAAGATGAATATATAAG TTTAGTGATTCAATGGAGATTTGTATCTCGTATACAAGAACAAATGAATGCTTTCCTACAAGGTTTTGGTTCCATAGTACctttaagttatattaaaatatttgatgaaaatgaaATGGAACTTTTAATGTgtggtattcaaaatattgatgTTAAAGACTGGAAAGaaaatactcattacaaaggaGATTATTCTCCCAACAATATTGTCATTCAATGGTTTTGGAGA GGcgttttatcatttaataatgaaatgaGATCAAGACTTTTGCAGTTTGTAACGGGTACATCTAGAGTTCCAATGAATGGTTTCAAAGAGTTATATGGAAGTAATGGACCACAATTGTTTACAATTGAAAGATGGGGCACCAAAGAAAATTATCCCAGGGCACACACCTG ttttaataggTTGGATCTCCCACCATATGAAAGCTATCATGAACTgagaaacaaattaattaaagcAATTGAAGGCTCACAAGGTTTTGCTGGAGTGGATTAA
- the LOC132948015 gene encoding E3 ubiquitin-protein ligase NEDD4 isoform X3, protein MESTLTNQDPLLRLRVVAGHSLAKKDIFGASDPYVRIELNTIVGNVAIDSVLTKTKKKTLNPVWNEEFVFRVRPHEHKLVLQVFDENRLTRDDFLGMVEVSLNNVPKEIIGRNICSLQYLLKPRSARSRVKGYLELYLAYVPEHEPGTSGRLSADGEWEMIENPEVLNISHSPSSYTPNVIEPQGVLPSGWEERQDANGRTYYVNHLARSTQWERPTITDLPDANTIQNLALAATEFERRYHISVDTPETDKGDPNRKKVKAVQSDADDESDEGYEESDLLTNIDRRLSSISATADQNQSDQVDSNEQSSTTVVVQEDIPEGSDGLPKGWSMQVAPNGRTFFIDHNTRATTWVDPRTGRASSMPNQSQPPAADRVVSTSAYNDELEPLPEGWEERVHADGRIFFIDHNTRTTQWEDPRLNNPKIAGPALPYSRDYKRKYESLKTRLSKMAHGPPAKMEIKVRRSNILEDSFRIINSMHPDKLRAKLWVEFEQEVGLDYGGLAREWFFLLSKEMFNPYYGLFEYSAMDNYTLQINAMSGLCNEEHLHYFKFIGTVAGMAVYHGKLLDAFFIRPFYKMMLEKPIELKDMESVDSEYYNSLLWIKENDPSELDLTFSLDEDSLGHTSHRELKPDGANIHLTQENKDEYISLVIQWRFVSRIQEQMNAFLQGFGSIVPLSYIKIFDENEMELLMCGIQNIDVKDWKENTHYKGDYSPNNIVIQWFWRGVLSFNNEMRSRLLQFVTGTSRVPMNGFKELYGSNGPQLFTIERWGTKENYPRAHTCFNRLDLPPYESYHELRNKLIKAIEGSQGFAGVD, encoded by the exons ATGGAATCGACACTAACA aaTCAAGATCCACTACTGAGATTAAGAGTGGTTGCTGGTCATTCACTTGCAAAGAAAGATATATTTGGTGCAAG TGACCCTTATGTAAGAATTGAATTGAACACTATTGTTGGAAATGTTGCAATAGATTCAGTtttaactaaaactaaaaagaag acCTTAAATCCAGTTTGGAATGAAGAGTTTGTGTTTCGG GTCCGTCCTCATGAACATAAATTAGTCCTGCAAGTATTTGATGAAAATCGTCTCACAAGAGATGATTTTCTAGGAATGGTTGAAGTATCATTGAATAATGTTCCAAAAGAAATTATTGGCAGAAATATATGCagtcttcaatatttattaaaacctaGAAG tgCAAGATCAAGAGTTAAGGGCTATCTTGAGTTATATCTGGCTTACGTTCCAGAACATGAGCCTGGAACTTCTGGTCGCCTATCTGCAGATGGCGAATGGGAAATGATCGAAAATCCTGAAGTTTTAAACATTTCTCACTCACCTTCT tcttaTACACCAAATGTTATTGAGCCACAAGGGGTGTTACCTTCTGGTTGGGAAGAACGACAAGATGCTAATGGGAGAACTTATTACGTAAATCATTTGGCTAGATCTACTCAGTGGGAAAGACCAACAATAAC agatCTACCTGATGCCAATACAATTCAAAACTTGGCATTAGCAGCTACAGAATTTGAAAGAAGATATCATATCAGTGTAGATACTCCAGAAACTGATAAAGGTGATCCTAATCGGAAAAAGGTAAAA GCTGTTCAAAGCGATGCAGATGATGAGAGTGATGAAGGATATGAAGAGTCAGATCTACTTACTAACATCGATCGTCGGCTTTCCAGTATATCAGCGACAGCTGATCAAAATCAG AGTGATCAGGTCGATTCAAATGAACAAAGTAGTACAACTGTAGTAGTCCAAGAAGATATTCCCGAAGGATCTGATGGTCTACCGAAAGGATGGTCTATGCAAGTCGCCCCCAATGGTCGAACGttttttattgatcataatACAAGAGCTACAACTTGGGTTGATCCTAGGACAGGCAGGGCAAGCTCTATGCCTAATCAAAGCCAACCACCAGCGGCTGATCGTGTTGTATCTACATCAGCTTACAATGATGAATTGGAACCTTTACCAGAAGGATGGGAAGAAAGAGTTCATGCAGATGgaagaatatttttcattgatcaTA atacaaGAACAACTCAATGGGAAGATCCTAGATTAAATAATCCAAAAATCGCTGGTCct GCATTACCTTATTCTCGAGATTATAAAAGGAAGTACGAGTCTCTCAAAACAAGACTGAGTAAAATG GCTCATGGGCCACCTGCTAAAATGGAGATTAAAGTTAGGCGATCAAATATACTTGAAGACTCGTTCCGAATTATTAATTCTATGCACCCAGATAAATTAAGAGCAAAATTATGGGTTGAATTTGAACAAGAAGTTGGCCTTGATTATGGTGGTCTAGCTAGAGAATGGTTTTTCTTGTTGTCTAAAGAAATGTTCAATCCATATTATGGTCTTTTTGAATACTCTGCTATGgataattatacattacaaattaATGCTATGTCAGGATTGTGTAATGAAGAACatcttcattattttaaatttattgggaCTGTAGCTGGTATGGCTGTTTATCATGGCAAACTATTAGATG CATTCTTCATTCGgcctttttataaaatgatgtTGGAAAAGCCCATTGAATTGAAAGATATGGAAAGCGTGGactcagaatattataattcactttTATGGATTAAAGAAAATGACCCTTCTGAATTAGATTTAACATTTTCACTTGATGAGGATAGTCTAGGGCATACATCTCATAGAGAATTGAAACCTGATGGTGCAAATATTCACCTAACACAAGAAAATAAAGATGAATATATAAG TTTAGTGATTCAATGGAGATTTGTATCTCGTATACAAGAACAAATGAATGCTTTCCTACAAGGTTTTGGTTCCATAGTACctttaagttatattaaaatatttgatgaaaatgaaATGGAACTTTTAATGTgtggtattcaaaatattgatgTTAAAGACTGGAAAGaaaatactcattacaaaggaGATTATTCTCCCAACAATATTGTCATTCAATGGTTTTGGAGA GGcgttttatcatttaataatgaaatgaGATCAAGACTTTTGCAGTTTGTAACGGGTACATCTAGAGTTCCAATGAATGGTTTCAAAGAGTTATATGGAAGTAATGGACCACAATTGTTTACAATTGAAAGATGGGGCACCAAAGAAAATTATCCCAGGGCACACACCTG ttttaataggTTGGATCTCCCACCATATGAAAGCTATCATGAACTgagaaacaaattaattaaagcAATTGAAGGCTCACAAGGTTTTGCTGGAGTGGATTAA
- the LOC132948015 gene encoding E3 ubiquitin-protein ligase NEDD4 isoform X2 yields MNNNTITSTTSNFLQVPSTDGDAPPSRRRFAGIIPIRRHSTGSRHTGTVQSPQPRRPTRKSTIIPPIGLTTNQDPLLRLRVVAGHSLAKKDIFGASDPYVRIELNTIVGNVAIDSVLTKTKKKTLNPVWNEEFVFRVRPHEHKLVLQVFDENRLTRDDFLGMVEVSLNNVPKEIIGRNICSLQYLLKPRSARSRVKGYLELYLAYVPEHEPGTSGRLSADGEWEMIENPEVLNISHSPSSYTPNVIEPQGVLPSGWEERQDANGRTYYVNHLARSTQWERPTITDLPDANTIQNLALAATEFERRYHISVDTPETDKGDPNRKKAVQSDADDESDEGYEESDLLTNIDRRLSSISATADQNQSDQVDSNEQSSTTVVVQEDIPEGSDGLPKGWSMQVAPNGRTFFIDHNTRATTWVDPRTGRASSMPNQSQPPAADRVVSTSAYNDELEPLPEGWEERVHADGRIFFIDHNTRTTQWEDPRLNNPKIAGPALPYSRDYKRKYESLKTRLSKMAHGPPAKMEIKVRRSNILEDSFRIINSMHPDKLRAKLWVEFEQEVGLDYGGLAREWFFLLSKEMFNPYYGLFEYSAMDNYTLQINAMSGLCNEEHLHYFKFIGTVAGMAVYHGKLLDAFFIRPFYKMMLEKPIELKDMESVDSEYYNSLLWIKENDPSELDLTFSLDEDSLGHTSHRELKPDGANIHLTQENKDEYISLVIQWRFVSRIQEQMNAFLQGFGSIVPLSYIKIFDENEMELLMCGIQNIDVKDWKENTHYKGDYSPNNIVIQWFWRGVLSFNNEMRSRLLQFVTGTSRVPMNGFKELYGSNGPQLFTIERWGTKENYPRAHTCFNRLDLPPYESYHELRNKLIKAIEGSQGFAGVD; encoded by the exons aaTCAAGATCCACTACTGAGATTAAGAGTGGTTGCTGGTCATTCACTTGCAAAGAAAGATATATTTGGTGCAAG TGACCCTTATGTAAGAATTGAATTGAACACTATTGTTGGAAATGTTGCAATAGATTCAGTtttaactaaaactaaaaagaag acCTTAAATCCAGTTTGGAATGAAGAGTTTGTGTTTCGG GTCCGTCCTCATGAACATAAATTAGTCCTGCAAGTATTTGATGAAAATCGTCTCACAAGAGATGATTTTCTAGGAATGGTTGAAGTATCATTGAATAATGTTCCAAAAGAAATTATTGGCAGAAATATATGCagtcttcaatatttattaaaacctaGAAG tgCAAGATCAAGAGTTAAGGGCTATCTTGAGTTATATCTGGCTTACGTTCCAGAACATGAGCCTGGAACTTCTGGTCGCCTATCTGCAGATGGCGAATGGGAAATGATCGAAAATCCTGAAGTTTTAAACATTTCTCACTCACCTTCT tcttaTACACCAAATGTTATTGAGCCACAAGGGGTGTTACCTTCTGGTTGGGAAGAACGACAAGATGCTAATGGGAGAACTTATTACGTAAATCATTTGGCTAGATCTACTCAGTGGGAAAGACCAACAATAAC agatCTACCTGATGCCAATACAATTCAAAACTTGGCATTAGCAGCTACAGAATTTGAAAGAAGATATCATATCAGTGTAGATACTCCAGAAACTGATAAAGGTGATCCTAATCGGAAAAAG GCTGTTCAAAGCGATGCAGATGATGAGAGTGATGAAGGATATGAAGAGTCAGATCTACTTACTAACATCGATCGTCGGCTTTCCAGTATATCAGCGACAGCTGATCAAAATCAG AGTGATCAGGTCGATTCAAATGAACAAAGTAGTACAACTGTAGTAGTCCAAGAAGATATTCCCGAAGGATCTGATGGTCTACCGAAAGGATGGTCTATGCAAGTCGCCCCCAATGGTCGAACGttttttattgatcataatACAAGAGCTACAACTTGGGTTGATCCTAGGACAGGCAGGGCAAGCTCTATGCCTAATCAAAGCCAACCACCAGCGGCTGATCGTGTTGTATCTACATCAGCTTACAATGATGAATTGGAACCTTTACCAGAAGGATGGGAAGAAAGAGTTCATGCAGATGgaagaatatttttcattgatcaTA atacaaGAACAACTCAATGGGAAGATCCTAGATTAAATAATCCAAAAATCGCTGGTCct GCATTACCTTATTCTCGAGATTATAAAAGGAAGTACGAGTCTCTCAAAACAAGACTGAGTAAAATG GCTCATGGGCCACCTGCTAAAATGGAGATTAAAGTTAGGCGATCAAATATACTTGAAGACTCGTTCCGAATTATTAATTCTATGCACCCAGATAAATTAAGAGCAAAATTATGGGTTGAATTTGAACAAGAAGTTGGCCTTGATTATGGTGGTCTAGCTAGAGAATGGTTTTTCTTGTTGTCTAAAGAAATGTTCAATCCATATTATGGTCTTTTTGAATACTCTGCTATGgataattatacattacaaattaATGCTATGTCAGGATTGTGTAATGAAGAACatcttcattattttaaatttattgggaCTGTAGCTGGTATGGCTGTTTATCATGGCAAACTATTAGATG CATTCTTCATTCGgcctttttataaaatgatgtTGGAAAAGCCCATTGAATTGAAAGATATGGAAAGCGTGGactcagaatattataattcactttTATGGATTAAAGAAAATGACCCTTCTGAATTAGATTTAACATTTTCACTTGATGAGGATAGTCTAGGGCATACATCTCATAGAGAATTGAAACCTGATGGTGCAAATATTCACCTAACACAAGAAAATAAAGATGAATATATAAG TTTAGTGATTCAATGGAGATTTGTATCTCGTATACAAGAACAAATGAATGCTTTCCTACAAGGTTTTGGTTCCATAGTACctttaagttatattaaaatatttgatgaaaatgaaATGGAACTTTTAATGTgtggtattcaaaatattgatgTTAAAGACTGGAAAGaaaatactcattacaaaggaGATTATTCTCCCAACAATATTGTCATTCAATGGTTTTGGAGA GGcgttttatcatttaataatgaaatgaGATCAAGACTTTTGCAGTTTGTAACGGGTACATCTAGAGTTCCAATGAATGGTTTCAAAGAGTTATATGGAAGTAATGGACCACAATTGTTTACAATTGAAAGATGGGGCACCAAAGAAAATTATCCCAGGGCACACACCTG ttttaataggTTGGATCTCCCACCATATGAAAGCTATCATGAACTgagaaacaaattaattaaagcAATTGAAGGCTCACAAGGTTTTGCTGGAGTGGATTAA